The segment CCAACTGGCTGCTCGTCTCTTCCCATGGGATCCAGGACACTCTCAACTCCTTCCTCGACCACTATCACTGCAGCTCGAGGATGAGCTGGTCCTCAAGGGAGGGGGAGATGTCATATATGGCCGGCCAACAGGCTGCCAGGACCGATGGGCTGATAGTTCGGCCCGATTATCTTTATAAGTTTAGTTATCTTTGTATTTGCAATTTATATTAGTCCCAGATAGATTAATTAGCAAAAGAGGTGAAGTAGAAGGGACATAAATATCTGTAGACTCTATATTGATATAATTaagcaatgaattatgaagaaaTAATTCTAGTCTtcctcaatctctcaagctcttggcaaagcataaggcctactTATTCCAAAATACCGATCCCCATTACAATTTCAGTCACATTTAGGCacacttattttttttatctatcatCATTGAGTAATTTCTatggaagagttgatggtcttAGAGGTGGCTTGATGGACTTTGAGACCATTTACAAACCactcaaaaagttataaaaaAGGAAGTCACCCACATcaagttatatatttatgcatccaTTTATATTGGGCCGAATATGTGAACCAAAAAataatatgaattttacaaaagatTCAGAATGCATACCAAGAGTTTGCCAAATGACATTGCTATCCTTGGAAATTTGGCAAAACAAGAAATTTTACTCTCCAACAGATTGGCAAATCAAGTTGGAAAACTTCTTCTCCGCACGCGCATATTTCCACGTGCGTATCCAGTGCCCATCGCGGACTGCCGCGCCGCAGTCAGTCATTCCCGCACGCAAGAGGAAAGCCATCCAGTCATCTCCTTCGTGTGCGCAAGGCAATCGGCTCGATTGTCTCCGTCATGCGTACGCAAGGCGATCAGGCTCGTCTCCTTCATGGGTGCAAGGCAATTCGCTCGTCTCCCTCAACCGCACAAGGCCACCTGCGTGTCTCTGATCCTTCAAGCGCGCATGGCCGGGCTTGGCCCCGATGGCTGCTGATCAGGTTTTTCCATATGTTGGCTTTGATGATTGGTTCATAGTCGTTGGTAGTGGATCTCCTTGTCCGCTATTGGTAATCATAGTGCTGCCCTTGATCTGGTTGTGAAGATAGTTTTTTTTCAACATAAGATGGCCAGCCGTAGTAGTTGATGCCCCCTGCGATGAAGACAGGGTCCGCGCCGGCGTTGCCCTTCTCCACGCGAGGTGTCTCGCGGCGTTCAGGAAGATCGCGGTGGCCAGGTTACGAGTCATGGTGAAAACAGTTGATAGGATTGGATGTGGGCCTTTTATTCTATTTTTATCAAGTCAAAATGGCAAACTATTGGAAGAGACTACCTTTTCACTTGACATATATTTTAGAGAGTTGTCAAAACAaaagatttgccaagtgaattttGGCAAACTCTTGGATATGGGGATGCCTAATTGGCTAAATCACCCGGTTGGATCAGTTATGGAAAACATATTATGGTAGAACACCTTTTTATTGCCCATACAACTTGGCTGCTATTTTGGGGATTAATCACATCAAATAATCCTGAAAGTTCTAAATTAGACTTGGAAACGTTTTATTGTGATATAGTTACTTTATttgtatttattatttaatactGACCACACGGTTTTTAATGTAGATGTTGGTCCGGGAGAAAAAAGCAGTTCCAGTTTATGTGGTTAAGAGACCAGTTCTTCCTTGAGCTGCAATAATAAGAAGCAAGTGAATATGTAATTATTTGTTGAAGCAATGCATAGAAGTTCGAAAATAGAAAATTGGGAAGGAATCATAATGCTTCATATGTCCAAAGTTCAGCTGCAACCATTTGTCACTCTCATCTGACCTACTCTGTCATCATTTGCAACAACACTCCCCTTTCTCTATTAGCCACTACATGAATAACATTGTCATAATCCTAAACAATGAATAAATGATTCTAGAAAAACAAAAGGTTCACTAAGTGTTCACTTTGACTACAAAATAAAATTGAGTGTTTCGCATGCCCATGGTACAGCAACACCTTTTTCTTATTCTAGCAAATTATTCCAAATCATAAACCTACAGATACGATCGTAGGTTATGTTATACAAAAATGATTCCAAAAACATACTTATTACGGTGACGTATGCAGATTTAAAATATTATCTGGTACTCATGGATAAGAAAAATGCTATATGCGTTTAATGAAGACTGTCAATAACTAATTTAGGTGAATTGAGCTATCAGCGATAGTGCGCTAGATAAAAAAAACAATTCTTTCAATTAACAAATCAtgagatgtaaataatctggaTGATATTTGATAACAGTAGTAATTTTAGTTAATTAGATTAGAGTATGAGGTATGCATGCTTTGACCTTTAACTGAGCTTCCTAACAAATATTGATCTTGCATATTTTTCTTTCCATCTGATGATCGATGTCCATGGCCAGTATTCTGATCTCCTGAGCCATTTTGATCATGGTGGCTATCAACCTCTATCCGACCACCTTTCGCTTGGATGATTATGTGGATTTTATTTAGAAAGCAAAGCATGGAAATCAAATTGGTCTGGACTAAGGATTTTTTCTATTGATTTATATTCCTCTTGAATGAATTGAAATTCAAGAGACACCAAATTGATTATGATTAAATAAATTGCCCATGTATATTGAGtgttaaaattcataaaaatcTATAAGGTCTCTGAATAGGCCCACGAACTCAAACTGAATGTACCTCTGCGACAGAGTAGACGGCACAACACATGAtatactaggctcaaaaaactgaaaaaaaaaatcgcagAAACTGGATCTCAACTCTCAACATTATAGCTTCTCAGTTCACAATTTTTGCATGTAAAGCAAAAATATTGAACCTTCCTAGGATAATTCTCTTTCATGTAGATCTGCCAGAGCGAGAGAGGGAAGGTGGAGGTCGTGGGCTCGTGGCTGGTGGGGAACTGGGGATCTTCGCAATGGTGCCAAAGCTTCAGCGTTCACCTCGCGTCGCACCATAGTTGCTCGACTtcatgctgctgctgccgaGGAAAGGAAGAGGACGGGAGTGCACTGACATTTAGCAGTTGTCTTCCTGTTTTTTCTTGCTAGTAAGTTGAGAGAAAATGTTTGGACAAGTATTCCCAGCCCTAGTATTTACAACTTTACAATCTTTTGCTTCACATCGTCTGGTCTTATCAAGAACAAAAATCAATGATTATTTGATAGCATCGGTTGAGTACTCACAATGAGATCAACTTGAAGATCACCTTAGATAGCTTGAATTTATCCAATGCACGGAGGCAATTTTGCACAAAGTGGTAAAAATCAATGCAATAAGTGTCATCAAGTGATTTTCTTGAAATTTTTTCGATGTCAGCTTCTGGCTTACAATGCAGTCAAGACGATGTAGTGATCCAATCCTCAGGGATTAATATTTTCTAATGCAAGCTAATAAGTTGCTAACTGATGTAAGCTAATAAAGAAAAACATTTGAACAAATAAGCAAGCTAGCCTTGGCAGCTGGAGTAGGTCCAATGTGGTTACCATAGAGAGACAGTTATACTAGAACTGGGACTAGATGATTTACTCATGGAATCATGGATTTGCCAAGCTTGTGATCTAAAAACCGTGAGATGTATTATCAAGGGTTAATATTTTATCTCGTGTTCCAATCATGCAGCATCAATGGCCAATGTGCCATCATCATGTTCGATGTCACCTCAAGGATCACCTACAAGAATGTTCCCACCTGGCACAGGGATATCAGCAGGTAAAATTTTAGCCTATTGCACATGCCCCTTGTTTCAGTATCCTGGAGTAGTATAATAGCCATTTTCTCGAATTGATCTGGTACATCTATTATTGTGCATATTAGGGTGTGTGAGAACATCCCGGTTGTCCTGTGCGGCAACAAGGTGGATGTGAAGAACCGGCAGGTGAAGGCCAAGGCAGTGACTTGCCACAGGAAGAAGAACCTCCAGTACTACGAGATCTCTGCCAAGAGCAACTATAACTTCGAGAAGCCTTTTCTGTACCTTGCAAGGAAGCTCGCAGAGTGGGTATTGTCGTTATTCTGTAGCAACTAGCAAATCTACATTGTACCACACCTATACATCTGCCCAATTTTCTCTTGATTGCAATGCTATGGTATAGCAACACCAAACGATTGGTGATCTGATACATGACTGTAAATGCAGGAACATGGACGTCAAGTTCGTCGAAGAGTTAGCCCTCGTCCCTGTCGACGTGACCATGGACGTTGCAGCGCAGCAACAGTAAGTCATTATTCAAGCAAACATGTACCTGATGACGACACTAATTTACCCTGCTGCATATACATTGTTTATATTATAATAGTAATAATGCTGAGTGCTTCTCAGATCATGGAATGTTTTTTATGGCATGCAGGATTGACAAAGAGATCGAACTTGCTGTAGCGATTCCCCCTGTCGGATGAGGACGATGATAACATGGATTGAGCTCAGCCAGATGCTGTGTCAGGCGGTCAGGCCGTCGGCAGTAGGTTAGTAGCTATCGGCTGCTTTAGTGGTTACAGATGTGTGTCCGTCTCAACTCTCAAGCAGGGTGAAGCTGTAGTGTATCTAGGGGGTGCAGATGCACCTCCCAAAATTTCGAAAATCAATTATAATCACTAAATTTTCATCATATATACAACCTCCAtggcaaaaatatatatacccACAAGGCATGTGTACCTCTTCAATTTTCTCTAGCTTCGCTACTGCTCTTAAGGAGACGTCTTGGACTTGGTTGAGTTGTTTGGCTTGCTGCTTGAGGAATCTGATGGTATTCAAATAGGAATGATAAGTTCGTTTATGCTTCATGCTAAAAAAATCATTTATACTTTATTAATAGGCAATATCCCTTCTCTCTCTATCTTCTATTATTATCTTTTTCGTGGTGCGGACAACATGGGAGAATTTGACTGGGTACTAGCCTTCTTGCTCAACAGCATATCATACAAGCTATTCACAGTAGTGGAGTTGGGGATCACTCGGGATTTTTACCAACATATCACCGAATCAAACACCTGTTCATTTGGCCTAAGATGCAAGAGGATATACAGAGCTATATTAAAGGATGTTTAGTTTGTTAGCAAGCTAAGGTTGAGCACACCAAGGCTCCTAGGCTGCTTCAGCCCCCATTCCAGACCAAGCTTGGAAAGTCATTTGTATGGATTTCATGGAAGGCTTGCCAAAGTCTCAAAGATTTGACACCATTTTGGTTTGGATAACTGATGAAACccaaagtactaacctctatgttaATGTGTGTAGATTAGATAAGGTTAGTACATATCAAGTGatagagcaagagatgatcatggtgatgatagtgatgaccacaagatgatcaagtgctcaacttaaaaaagaagaaagagagaaaaacaaaagatcaaggcaaaggtattgcttagggtttggttttggtgatcaagacactataGATAGCGTGATTATGTTTAGGATACATAGTCATACTATAAAgaagggaattctttggctaagcagtCTATCGAGTGTCGCTAGGTGactttgttcatgtgcatgcatttagaatctAGTGTGCTAACTTAACCcttgaaaatatttgtgaaaatatgctaacacatGTGCACGAGGTGACACACTTGGTGGTTAGCACTTTTGTGCAAGGGTTGAAGAGGTGGAGAGGAGTtgggtctctctctctccaccgagcttgcgaggtaGGATTCGATacttttgagaaaataaaatatatattttctattgcaccagtggaaagtttggagaagtcatgAGAGTGTTTTTTACTAGAAAaatactcaccggacgctggctccgGGAGCGTCGGACCCTGGGCCAGCGTCCGACGTGTGCTGGCTATGTGGCGCAGATCTATAGAGTGCATCGACACGTTCGACGTGTTCACGTCAGACGCTGGCCAAGCACTATTGAGCGTCTGGTGCGTGCGGTGACATCAGTAGATCTGTGAGCGGGGTTTTCCAGTGTTGTGCACATCAAACGTTGGCTGCATCCGATGCCCTACCGTCTAACATGTCTGATGCCTCCTCGAGCTATTTCTAAACTCTCTGTGTAGCGTCCACTATGAGGTCCGTGCATCCGGAGTGTAGCACCTGATGCGTCCGACGCCTCTTAATTCATCGCTTTAATGTTTAAGTGACCATTGGAGATCAACGGTTCACATTTGACTAAGGACACGTGGTAGCGATCCAGCGGTGTTGTTAGAGGTTAGGGCGGCGTTGGACGCTGGGTAGCATCGGACACCTAAGCGTTGGTGCGTCCTACGCCTCTGATAGAGCACTTCCCTAGGGGTAACAACTTTATTCTTTTAAATACATGTTGGTTGGCTTGGGCTCACTTTCTTGGCATTTTgatatacttgacatccttgtgagcctaagcaaacaccttccactcatctctatcattgattcatcatcatagtgagattgggagtgatttcaagtgcatttgcttgagtgattgcatttagtggcacttgaggaTTGTTGTGGTTGCgactttcttgttactcttggtagttaccgccacctagatggcttggagcagtggaggagcaTTGTCATGAATTGGTGATTGTTCTTGGCCATCTCCTAGTGagtgtgaggggttcttgtgcCTTTCTTGGTGGAGCaccaaaggtaactctagtagattacgcgtgtcattgagctacctcaactGTAGGTAGGTTCTTgaggtgtcctagtgaggacgaggttcgtgtaacaccttttagccaccaaaccaccaagtgttggttgacacaacgaggactagtgtgccggtaagcacgtgaacctcgggagaaaaaataGTGTCGCAGCTGTGATTGTTTGATATTCTCCCAGTGATTAATTGTTCAcattttggtgattggttcatcccctacacgatgGTATAAAGATCACATCCTATCCTTTTACATTCTCGtaaagtagtgtaactagttttagttgctacctttgtcttgtatagcttagttcactagtgtagcttgtagtgacataactcttatgtgcctagtgatcttagTAACTAGAATTGctgggataggtggcttgcaaaccctctattagagctagagcaaaaaatttcgctttgttatttactaactccTTACTctagagtttgtagatttttaaataggctattcacccccctctagccatatcagGACCTTTCACTCTTGTGGTCAGTTCTAATGATTAACTCTTGATGTCGCAAATAAGCCCTCCATTTCTCCACAACCATAATTATTGCTAAACATTTTTTTCATAAGTTGACATGGACTGATTCTTAGAGCATACAACCTTGCTCAATTAGGCTATAGGATGATTATTCTACATCAACATAGCCCCAAAGCCAATGTCACTAGCATCAGTGTCAAGGATAAATTACTTTTGTAAATCAGGTAGTGCTAAAACTGGTGCTTGCACTAAAGCCTGTTTCAACTGTTGGAAAGCTGTATAGTAACTATGTCCAAACATAAGGAGctcctttcttcaataaatcaaCAAGTGGTCTACTGATAAGCCCataatgttttatgaaactccTATAGTGTCCTGTCAGGCCTAGAAAACCACTGAGCTCTTTCAAGTTTTTGAGAGTTGGCCATTGCTGAACTGCCTGAACTTTAGCTAGCTTAGTTGAGACACCTTGAGCATACATGTATGACCCAAGTGCTCCACTACTGACTGAGCAAATGTGCACTTAGACATTTTTCCCATAGAATTTGTGCTTCCTCAAGATATCAAACACCTGCTACAGAAGATGAATGTGCTTTGATAGAGTTGATGAACAAATCAATATATCATTCAAGAAAACTAATACAACCTTTCTCAATATGGCAGCAAAAATGAAGTTCATCACACTCTGAAATGTGGCTGGTGCATTAGTTAGGCCAAATGGCATCACTAAGAACTCATACAATGCATTATGAGTCTTGAAAGTTGTTTTGTGTGTGTGAGCCGCTTCCACaaattgaaaggtccaaatggctagaggggggtgaatagcctatttgaattttctacaaacttcaactagacaagttgattagtaaaacaaaaggcgaagctattctagcactggcacaactaagctatgcaagccacctacacaagtctagcaagaaagctaaacactagttacaacaagaaagcacaactagaagcttgctacactcctaaacaagatagctaagctaaacaagctacacaactagcaaggtatgctcataagtaaaggagagggaagtgattgttataccaacgttgtagagtagaaatatagccaatcaatcaatcaatcacaattacaagagaatcctcggcaagagatgacataagattttttaccgaggttcacttgcttcccggcaagctagtcctcattgtggcgatacacccacttgatggatcacgagctaattggcaatccaaagctaaACCcttagcgggtgccgcacatccactcataagatggggatcctccaagccacgagcaatccactagagtagccaattgcgatctcccgcggggaaggctcaagaacccctcacaaatcacttggtgaggctcgaaacaaactccaatcacgagctcaacaccaccgctgctccaagccgtctagggtatCGGGAAAcatccaagagtaataagaaatccgcagcaaactcaagaatcaaatgccactagatgcaactctcaaagcaatgcacttgaatctcactcaatctcactaagattagcaatcaagcaagaagatgagtggaaggagtgttctctagctcaatgtatgcctcaagtattcaaatgtgcaagagttaacctcccaaagccggtcaccctctatttataagccccctcaaagaaactagccgttggctgttttcactgggctgaaatcgggggcaccggacgctaccaagtgggcaccggacgcttgaccccttgcgtccggtgctctggagTTAGCCACGTGTCATTCTTGAATCACGCGCGTCAgtctctaacggctacctgcaaaacaccggacgctctgtaggtccacaccggacgcgtccggtgcacaccagactAAAACTCACGGAGGTATGCAAatactcggggtcaccggacgctgagcaccagaccgtccggtgctcaccggactcatacccagagaggtttgcaaaaccacgcggacaccg is part of the Sorghum bicolor cultivar BTx623 chromosome 10, Sorghum_bicolor_NCBIv3, whole genome shotgun sequence genome and harbors:
- the LOC8082247 gene encoding GTP-binding nuclear protein Ran-2, with amino-acid sequence MFDVTSRITYKNVPTWHRDISRVCENIPVVLCGNKVDVKNRQVKAKAVTCHRKKNLQYYEISAKSNYNFEKPFLYLARKLAEWVLSLFCSN